The window CGTATTTCTGTTGATGGTGAAAATGTTGGATATTGTTATAGACAAGAAGAAAAATTAGGAAATAATGATAGTGGATGGAGATTTTTTGCAGGTGATGAAGATGAAAATTATTTAAAAAATCCAGATAATTTTGGAGTCTATAAATTAAGTATAATCTGTAATCTTGATAAAAATGTAAAAGAAATTCTAAAATCTCCTTACGGAACAGAACTTAGAGTTAATGAAGAAGGAAGATTAGTAAAGGTGGAAAATAAATAAATGAAAAAATTTTTGATAACATTAATATTTTTACAAAATATAATATTTCCATTAGAAGAAGTAAATATTATAAATAATTTCAAACAGGGAAAATATATAGATAAATTAGAAGATGGTTCAATTGAAAAAGGAACATATATAAACCATTTAAAAAATGGAGAGTATATTTTAGAATATCCTGATCTTAATCTTACTCTTAAAGGGACTTATTTCAATAATCTTTTACACGGTATAGAAAAAATTTATAAAAACAATGATCTTGTTGGAGAAATTTCATATTTTCAAAATGAAGTTTTAGGAAATCAACTAGAATATATTGAAGAGCTTACTCGTACAGGTTATATGGGAATGTATAAAAATGGTTATTTTGAAATGAAAACAGATGATTCAATAATTACATATAAAGAAGAAGATGAATTAATTAATGGTCAGGTTATTATAAATAAAAATAACGGTGATAAAATTTATTTATCTTTTTTTGAAGGTATAAATTTAGGAGATATTAAATATGTAAATAAAAATGGAGATATTAAATATTATGAATATTTATTTGATATAGAAAATATAACTCCAATAGAAGAAAAATTTTTAGAAAATATCTATATGTATTTAGAAGAAGGAAATGTTAAAAAAGAAAATAATTTAAAACAAGGTCCTGTGAAAATTCAAATAAATGATGCAACAATCGAGTATAATTATATAAATAATGAAATTACTGGTAATGTTAAACTTACCTTTCCAAATGTTACTAAACAAATTTCATTTATTAAAGGAAAAAGAGAAGGT is drawn from Streptobacillus canis and contains these coding sequences:
- a CDS encoding DUF2185 domain-containing protein; translation: MNKWFYRAISVFIATLALLFFKTPKIYIYILIILIVILIILGFLYKNINSGQGCIVSNRISVDGENVGYCYRQEEKLGNNDSGWRFFAGDEDENYLKNPDNFGVYKLSIICNLDKNVKEILKSPYGTELRVNEEGRLVKVENK